The Hordeum vulgare subsp. vulgare chromosome 7H, MorexV3_pseudomolecules_assembly, whole genome shotgun sequence DNA window CATGGAAGGGTTCAGAAGCTAGGAACAGAATGGAGGACAGATATCCCAATTAAAACTAACATATTGGAGCAAGTAACAAAAAGTAAAGGAGAATACAAATGTTGCATTATAACGATGCATAGAATACAACCTGTCCTAGTTGAAAAGGAAACATACTATGCATGCAAGTTAGTCATAGTAAGTTAGAAACCTAAATGAATGTGTATCATGCCTGCAACAGCCATGGGTTATCACATACTGATTGCAAGACTTTTCTCTACTTGCAGTAATACGTGACTAAACTATTATGGTAGAGGTTCCACGTAGAGACACAACCAAGGCCAAAATGTAAATGGTCTGAGGATGAACAAATTATGCACAAAGCAACTCACAAAGCTTCAGGCTACTGAACACTCATGGAATCATGGGCGTTTTGATCAAGAACAAGCGTTTacctcgccatcatcatcataccAAGCATGCCACGGGGTCACTGTTGGAAGCTTGAGAGCATCAATGCTGTATCTAGTTGATGTTACTGGAATCACTGCATCTGTGTCTCCACTGGACCGAGTAAAGAAAAGATCAAAACAAAAGATACTTATATGTTTACCACATCATTTGTACAAAGCTATTCTCATATGATGTTTAAAGTACAGAGTGATAGTAGTAGCTAAGTTTTTAGAAGCACCTAGGTCGAAATTACACAACCATGTTAAATGTGAAGAGAGACTGACAAACATTAATTGGCATCGAACTAGGTTGTACGCAATTGACAATGAACTAGGTTGTACACAATCATCTTATAAACCCACTTCTGTGCGGTGAAAATGTACAGTTTTGGGGAAATAAACTAACTGAATCCCAAGTCTACAGCATGGAGCACAGTTTAGCATAGAGCCATCTTTGAGTGCATGAGTGGGTAAAGACTTCAGAGAGTTAGGAATAACCTGAACATCCATATACGAAGCCCATACTGAATAAGTTCATGATAGATATGCAATACAGATCTTTCACAGTCCTTCCAGTTGGTGTTAATAACTTCACTGCAAAGAATGTCAGCAGTACCACCATGTTAAAAGAGTAAACAAGAACGGTAAACACGTTAGTGGATCTGCTTATCAGAATTACATGTCACTAGCGTTCACGTTTTCCAGTTACAGTACTAAGAATAACCTCTAGATGCCATCTCTTAGTCACATTATTTAATTAAAATTTAGTCACCACATACATTTAGAGACATGCGAATATTGATTGCTAAAGATGATACTAAGAGATAACTTGATGGTATGCGAAAGATAATGCTGAGAGATAACTGACGGTAATAACATATTTATTCGTTATTACTAGATGACGGAAGGGAAGAGAATGTTGCCTTCTCAACCACTATACACGACCTTAATACTGCAAAGCATAAACATAACAATATAATTTTAAAAAGTCTAATAAAAAAAATCTAGAATAGAAATTTAGCGGACAACCCTATGTTATAGAGTGTGGAATCAAAATAATTACTGATCATTTGAGTGATATTACTACAATTGTGAAAAAACGTTTTTCCCCACAAATTTATGATAGCAATAAAATGGACAAAGTTACGTGGTAAGGGTGGTAAAATCAATTCAATCGCTAAAAAGTAAAATGCTGCCCAATACCTGCAGGTCTCCCATTTGGATTTGCCAATGACCGGATTGACGTGAAGTGCCTTCTGCACCTCATGCAGATTGAAATATACAATTGAATGTTGTTCGGTACATGGATCGTATTGCTCCCCCATTTTTCCAACAGACTAACAAAAGACATCATGATATGAATCAGGTGTACAGAAAACGTGTGCATTCATGAGCCATTAGAAAATTTACTTTATGAGCGATAGGTGTGTATTATATGATATGAAATATTGTAAATATTTCTCCTTTGCGTCTctgttgatgaatttgatgacGAGGTCCCTTATCTTTCAAAAGTAAATGAAGCATTGTATGCACTTATATGGACAGCACAGATCAAGGCAACATTCCATGCTTAGTTCATGCAAGTCGATTTTCATGCCAAAGTGCAGAACTCTTTAAGATTTTCTTAAAAAAATATTGCGCACAAAACTTAGCAATTCCTCAGATAGGAAGGCATGGATGAGTCAATTCTATAACAATTAAACTGTCAGGTAAAAAGCTACACTGTTTGTTTAACATGACTTGAGTTGCAGGAGCTTCAAAACATACCCGAAGCCTTTTCACCACTTTGTTCCTTGAGGAGGCAAAAGATGAATGACAAGTAGGTGTGAAGATGCTATACGAATCAATGTTCCCAGCTTCAGTGCTAGCAATGTCAAGAATCTTATCACACTGTGGAGATGTATGCACAAAGGACTCGAAGTCACAGAAAATGTTCAGTAGCTTGTATGTTTGATCAGAAATCAAGCCAGTGGTCCACATATATTGAAATATTCCATAGTGGTCATGGAAATCGTCAGTCAGGGCATTTCCTACCTGTAAGTTATTACATTAGATACAAAGTTGAGTGAACTTGTTGGTAATCTGATTGTTGTCCCTATAAATTTCATAGCTCAACCAACAAAAATCTAGTAAGGTAAAAAAGCATAAACGGTCAAAATATAGTTCATATTATATTTAGTCCGTGGCATAAACCTAGTAACACCTAGCAAAGTACACCGAAGGCATTTTAGTCTGGTTCACCAGCAAAAAgccagaaatatatttttatcctATACAATCAAAATGCAGAAGTACCAAAGCCATACCATATAACCCTTTAGATTGATTGATTTGTCTCCAGTGGCCTCATGATGCCTCTTTATGGCTTGAGCCAACTGAGGAACGTAGTGTCCTAACCAAACAAAAGTCATAAATGAGTTTGAGAAACTTTccataaagaaaaaggaaagaaagtagTAGACTGCAACAAAAGCCCGTAAAGATTCTACAGACCAGCATAGCTCTCTCCAGTTAAATAAAATTCACGCTCCTTGTATTGAGGGAATCGTTCAAGCCACTTTGTTAGGAACACCAACGAATCCTTGGCTACAATATATTGAGAATAACAATGAGTGGAAGCAAATAATAGTATATCATTATTTTGGAGGATATGAATTTCATGTAAACCATATGAGGCAGAGTGAAAGGGGTTGCAGTACCAGTCCTCTCATCCCCATTGCTTAAAATATCAGCAGAGGTGTTTGAATATGAATAACCAACACCAACCGGTGAATCAAGGAACAAGATATTTGCAACTGCAAATATTAAGAAACTGTTAATAAACATATCTTCCAAACCAAGCTCGATTGCAACGACCAGCACACTCTCAGAAGTTTAGCAAAAGAAAATGGGTACGGATATGAAACAACAAAAAGGTTGTAAGACTGAAAACTAAGGCTGTACTCCAATATGCGTATAAGTAGCAATTCAAGAATCCAATTCATCAAAATAAAATACTACTTATACGCATATTGGAGTACAGCCTTAGTTTTCAGCAGCGGTGAAGGTGAGCATCTGATAGTACATAGGCAAGCAGTCGGCTTTTGTGCACTCAGCAGTGGTTAAGGTGAGCATTTGATAGTAAAACGTAGAAGGTACTTGTTTTTGCACAAGTGCGGTACATTCAAGCTTTGTCAAATCAGATCTGGCACTTTCCATCCAGCAGTTGGTCAGATTTCTTGGCCAATTGCAAGCAATGCTTTGTGCCAAGAAAGCTGAGCTTCCAGTTTAACAACCAATCAGCTTTCAGCAGTCTAGCAAAATATGAGGCAGACTCAGCCTTCAGTTCTCTAGCTTGCAGTTATTTAGAAGAAGAAAAACATAATTTCCATGAATGAATGTAACACAGCGAAACCTCAGTTTATAATACAGAAAACATGGCAAAGCTCTTTCAGAACTCAATTGCAAAACATGGACAAGAGCGAAGCAGTTCGCTTATCACAAATGTTGTGATCCATTATCAAGCCTCTTGTAGTCTTGCTACTTGTAGCAATACAAACCTATTATTAGAGTTGAGTAATTTAGGAGCTTCTGATCAAAATATTTACTAAGGGCCTTTTTCCCAATAGAAtagaagaggaagaacaaagggGTTCCCTTTCAATAGAAAAAAGGCTTAGCTATTACGCTAACATCGTACATTTGTAGAAACCAGAAACGGAAGGTTAGATTTAGAATGTGGCAGCATCTAAAATCAATTTAAAATTAACGGAAGTGGTGATGTCATCAAGAATATAAATTTGCTTCCGTTGAATGGCACCTTGGTTCCAAGAGTAAGGATTCATATGAACGCCCTTTCCGTCTGCATTGACATGGAAAGGCCCCACTTCTTCCCCGACTCCAAAAGCAATCGATGAGCAACCAGGCCCTGGCAAATGGAACGCAGTAAGTCACCATTAATAATGTCAGTTATCCATGACATTGTTAAAAAATGAAGTTCAGTGAGTTAATGGCTCAGATAGATTAATCGGTGCATTAGCAAAACTTGACAATTAGTTAAGCCGTACGGCAGCAGTCAAACAATGGACAAATTTAGGAGGTCATCATCTAGATAACACGCTTCAGTGTGTGCTAGTCCCCAAAGCATTTCCCTCAGATAAACCTGAATAGGCATGTATGTGGTGCATACGGAGTTACAGATTCTGTCATTCTAGCTGGAGTACTTGTAAAGCAATGCCACAAATAGTCGTGCAAATACAAGGCCTAGTTTGAATCGCAGACCGTTGTAAGAACAACATTCCCACATCATGCCAGCCCACAGTACAAGGCATCCATCCAACAACAGAGATGCTTGGCCCAGGCATCATGCCAGACCACGGTACAAAGCATCCATCCATCAACAGTGTATGACGCATCCGTCCAACAACAGACAACAGAGAGGTCACGGTGGCCGATCCCTATAGCGGGCTAAGGCAGCACACGTCTGGGCAGATGATTACGAGATGTTAGGAGCGGGTCGCAAGGGgaatgggcggcggcggcggcggcggggaaggGAGTGGTAGTACCTCCGTTGAGCCAGAGCAGGAGCGGCTTGGAGGCCGGGTCGTGCGCGGCCTCGAAGAACCAGTAGAAGAGCGCGGCGCCGCGGTCCTCGCTGACGGTGACGTAGCCGGCGTAGTGCGCGAAGCTGGCGTTGAAGGCCTGCCCCGGCACCCGCGGCACCCGGTCCCGCTCCTGCTCCGCCCGCCACGAcccctccgccgcccccgccgcGACGAGGACGAGGAGCAGCAGGAGCAGGGGCCCGACGGCGCCCGACATGGCGGTGTCGGCGGGCGGCGGCGCCTGAGTGAGTGCAGCTGTGCAGGCTGTGGGGTCTCGCGCGGCCGGCGACGTGGGGGCTGGTGGTTGGCTTGGGTCAAAGAGAACCAAAGCGGTGGTTAATATTCCGGGAGTAGTGGCGACTGGCGAGTGGTGCGGGGTCGCGGTCGCGTGCGCCTCGTGCGCGCCGTGGCAGCGAAGAGGCCGGGATCCCACGCAACCAATAAATCTTTCGTACGGGTATATTTCCGGTGGAGACGCAGTACGTATGCTGTATGCATTGCAATTCAAGTACGTGGTCCGTGTACGGCCCAGTAAACATAGCGAGCACCCAAGTTCCCTCGAGAGCAACTACGGCCCTGCTTAAAAAGTCCTATGACTTGTTTTTTTGTCCCAACTTAAAAAGTCCCTTATCTGTTTGATTTCAGAGagtaagagggtgcttggatccaaataaCTTATTTTAGTATGACTAAAAATAATCTCTtttcaagcacccctgactaaagcggggttaaaactagtcttgagactaaattttattagtcaggggtacccctactaaaatgtactccctccgttcctaaatataagaccttttagatattctactatggactacatacggaacaaaacaagtgaacctatactctaaaatatgtctatatacaaccgtatgtagttcatagtgtaatccctaaaaggtcttatatttaggaacggagggagtagattagtcctctctctcctcatttaactcctctcctTTAACACAGGTGAGTTCTGGAttgaagggtttggaggataataaatgctcattaacttgattctaGTCTTTTTAGTATTTAGATTCAAGCATGGGtgtggctagcaagttttagtctcactacttttagtcatgggactaaaacgtatccaagcaccctctaaataTAAACCaaaggttattaaatgacatactaaaagaccatgttacccctacaAAAAGAACTAGAGcttattaaatgacatgttaaaaacatggcactattggaaaaagtcccaaaaagtctaAAAAAGACTCTCTCTTAGTGACTTCTTTCTTTAGTCTCAAATGAtcattttagtccctaaaagtccctgttGTTTGGTTTAGATGGGACTGAAAGGGATTTTTTTTAGTCCCTGCACCAAAAAATCACTCTAAACAAACACCTCCTACTTACCGAGCAGGCCAACTCCACCACGGCACCTCATCTGGATGTCCGTTTAAGTCGGATTATGTCCGTTTGGAGCGATAATGGGGATGCCCATGTCCAGATCGGTCTGTTGTTGGGTCGGTGCGCCAAACGCACGGCCGCACCCCAAATCGTCCGGAGCGGACAAGGCATTTAAAAAAATTAGAATAAACAGAAAATGCCAGAAAAATGTAAATAAAACACAAACATCAATAATTATACATTAATAAAACATTGTTCAACGGCCCCACGGCCCACAAtccttaattaacataattaaaaAACAGATAAAATGCGCCGCCCCGcgagcaaaattgacaaaaatgacctctCGAGCGAAAGAACTCACGAAGTGAACCCGAACGGAAAAAAATTCACCCGGCTGACCCTttcgtgtggcgcccgacacctaggcgccacactacactgtgtaacGTCTAAGACGTCGCCGCCACACGCCTGGCCACGCTGGCGCAGCTAGCCCCACCCGCAGACAGtgcgacgcctaagcctcaggcatcGCACCCTCTAAAGTGTGGCGccgaaggcttaggcgccacactgtgACTTATCCAACCACGGGCGAGCCctctcccccaccccctcctcattcccctcccttCACTTTCACTTTCACAGCTTGTGTTCAAGTCTTCCCCTTCCTCAAATCCCTCTCCAAATCAgcagatctgaaggtttggaccgggcatttgttgtccaatcccTCTCCTAAGgtaatccccccccccccgatcccCTCCTTCTCATCCAAACAAAAATCTCTTTTGGTCACTTtgttgcaaatttgaggaaaccctagtttttcatgaaatgtgggatgtatatgatattgttgtatttgtttgtatgttaggataaggggtatgatggggttaggattagggttgtttggatgtttgcattatggttgttttagggttaggctagggttaggattagggttgtttggatgtttgcattatggttatgttagggttaggctagggttagggttagggttatggatgtttggaagttaggagtagggttttatttttattaagtagATATTGTAGTATTTGGATGATTGCTTATAGAAAATAttgtatgttgtgttgtttagggatgggaagaacatgtgtttatgttcatcctgtggacaaggatgcctttttaaaaggcaatattgatccgggcccggatgagcttgacatggtgttcgatttctGTCCTAGCTATgttgaattgttggaacaagtccgaaaggatttgaattggatggaccctaatgatgtagttgagtttgatggtaggcataatatgggattcggaatgcacattcgttggaagaccatgcgtgtcaactccgagaaacattggcttgcatacaaggatacggtggccgaatcactagacaaggctctagagttatttgccatcaaaacaaatgttcctaacttgcaGTTGGATTTGAACCAGGTTGCCTCTCCGATTGTTGAAGCTAGTCCTCCACGCATCAATGAAGAGGCCAGCACTGAACCTCTTTCAGCACAACAATCTTGTATCCAACATGAACCATTGCTAGAGGAtaatgatgagcacgatgatgatgagaatgattgtgacatcctcgacttttgctacagtagtaattgtaattaagctacagtgatcaaccgttagtgatgccacgtcatcgaattcccatctcggacccgcgtggattcgcgtctgtccggatcgatgatttgaaagaaaAGGGAAGccctttatcggttcattacaagtgttaaaaggatatatatgtaaggggaaagtattaaagaaataataataaaagaaaggaaagaaaactgaaagaaagaaataataaaaagaaaagggaaaagagaaaacaaaataaaaaccaaacaaaacaaacaaaaaaaaaaaagaaggagaaagcccccccagccggcccaaactgggccaagtggcccagccggccccccCCGCCAAACCCTAACGCCTCCTGGCGCCACCCCACCCCCACGccaactccctccccccccctgggcgccgccgccgccagccaccccaccCTCGTggtggggccccacccccacgcgccacctccctctctctgctcccgtgactccctcccctcctgtcgcccctcctccccacgatccctccctctctctcggccaccCAACCGAGAGCCCCATCTCGCCTtcccccacctcgcccctcttcctccccaaccggcggccggccttccccctcccc harbors:
- the LOC123408829 gene encoding serine carboxypeptidase II-2, whose translation is MSGAVGPLLLLLLVLVAAGAAEGSWRAEQERDRVPRVPGQAFNASFAHYAGYVTVSEDRGAALFYWFFEAAHDPASKPLLLWLNGGPGCSSIAFGVGEEVGPFHVNADGKGVHMNPYSWNQVANILFLDSPVGVGYSYSNTSADILSNGDERTAKDSLVFLTKWLERFPQYKEREFYLTGESYAGHYVPQLAQAIKRHHEATGDKSINLKGYMVGNALTDDFHDHYGIFQYMWTTGLISDQTYKLLNIFCDFESFVHTSPQCDKILDIASTEAGNIDSYSIFTPTCHSSFASSRNKVVKRLRSVGKMGEQYDPCTEQHSIVYFNLHEVQKALHVNPVIGKSKWETCSEVINTNWKDCERSVLHIYHELIQYGLRIWMFSGDTDAVIPVTSTRYSIDALKLPTVTPWHAWYDDDGEVGGWTQGYKGLNFVTVRGAGHEVPLHRPKQALTLIKSFLAGSPMPVLSDLRSDM